In the Bartonella apihabitans genome, CCGCATTCGATCAGACGGGCAATAAAAATGCCTGTTCCGGTAAATGGATCAAGAATATGCACGCCATGACTTCCCCAAGAACAGTTGAATTCTGTTCGCAAAATGTCATCGACACTGTGAAGAATGAAGTCCACAACTTCGACAGGCGTATAAACAATTCCTAAACGATCGGTAATCTTCGGAAAGGCTCTGCTGAAAAAGCGGTCATAAAGTTCGGCAATAAATTTTTGACGTGCTTGCGGTTTTTGTTCCAACTCTTTTGCGCGTTCTGCAACAGCTTGATAGAATTGTTCGAGGCTTTCCTTGTGCGAACTCTTGCGAATATCGTCGAAATTATTGAAAATTTTGCGAATTGCTTTTACCGACAGCGGGTTATGTTCAGCAGTACTGGAACTTGAAAATAAAATATCTAAAACAGGCTTGCTAACGAGATATTGTGCCAGCAGTTCAACGATGTCATCCTTGTCAGGAGGGCTTTCAATGTCTTTGCCGAGAAACTCTGAAAACTCGTCGAAAACAGCACCTATATCCGCTTTGTCGGCATTTTTAAGACGTTCCGCAATTTGCCGGATGTCACTTTGTACTATCTTTGCTATATCACTTGCCCGTTCCTGCCAAAAACGGGCAGTGACAAGCTTCGCCGCCGGCTTTGTTGTTTCCAGAAAATCCAATTTCATCCCGCAAAAAATTTATCAATGGTAAAGATTTACCGATTTCGAAGAAACATTTCTATGTCTGAACTCCGGTCGGGACATAATCTTATCCTCCCTCGGGTAAGTATATTTTATTGCTTCCTATCATAGAGATAGACGATATTCAAATTGGCGCTATAGAAGAATTCTTCATTTTGTTTGAAAAGTCCGCCCGACAATCTTTCAAAATACGTTTCTCAAACAGTGATTTTCGGTTTTTGCATCTGTTAAAATTCTGTTTCAAAAGCAATTAACCGTTTGTCAGCATGTGAAAGATTGACATGTGGGGAATTATATCTGCCATAGCAAAACCGTATATTTTTGACGCAAGCATAATTTATTTCAATTATAACTCTTAATAACAACATTGTGATTTACAATGGATTTTTCAGTATTTTAATATATACTTTTTATCTTATATTTACACTATTATACACAACAATTCATATTTTCAACTTTTTTATTTTTTATATTTTGAAATCACTTCAAACACAGAATACAGAATGAATAGGGTCATAGCACCTACAAGGATACTCATTACCATTCTCGCCAATTTAATAGACAATATACCCGTGATGGGACCTGTCATATTCCATAAAAAACTGACTATAAAGATATTCGACATATAATGTTGTAAAACTTTCGGGCCGGTCACGCTTACGCGCAATTTTAAAAATGTTGAACAATCGGAAAATCCCCCTCCTTGTCGGGTAAATTTCCATTGATAGCTGATTATAGAGTTCGCTATGCCGTATGACACATAACCATACCGGTCAGTTTTGTCTAATAGTTAGCTTTTATACCAAGGAAAGCTGCAACTCGAAATGTCGGGATCAATCGGCAATATGGCCGAAAACGTTGCCGTAACAATATGAACCTTTTCATTTTCTTCCTTAATTTGAATTCTACGGCCAATCGAAAGGGGAAGTGCCAATTTATCGTTAAAATGATAATCGACACATTCTCTGGCCTCGAAAGCTCCCTGAAAGTTCCGTCAAAGTGGTCGCACCCAACACAGGAGCGGATCGGCGGAATGTCGGGCAAGATAAACTCCAAGTGCAAAACAAACCCGACCGTCAGCGCCCATATCTTTGCTGGAAGATTGGATGGTCTTACTTTTGATAGATAATAATGTTCCCGTCGAATCCGGATATATTTCCAATTGCAAGGCCGATTTATCGAGGGGAAACAAAGACTTTTGCGCCCCAAGCACAATACCTCGAGATCGAGTTCAGGAACCCTTTCCTCGAGACATTTCACGAGTTGATATGTTTGTCAGATTTTGCTTTTAGCTATTTTGCGGGTGGTTGGAACGGCGCAGAAATTCGCGTGTTGGCCCGTCAAACTGGATATGCCCCTGATCGAGAACAATAACGCGTTCTGTCAAACTCAGAATATCAAAACGGTCTGTCGACACGACCATTGTTGTATCAGGCTGCAATATGTTTTTAAGCACATTGGCAACGCGTGACTCCTGTTTTTGTGACAATTGCGAGGTCGGCTCGTCCAGAATGAGAATCTTGCGTTTTGTCAGTGCAAGGCGTGCCGAGGCAAGCATCTGGCGATGTGCAGGATTGGGATAAAATCCGGCATCGCGCCATGTTACTTCCAATTTATCGGCAATTTGCATTTCGCCACTTACAAGATCAAGCTGATGGAGAATGTTTTCACATTCTTCACGCGAGAGCCGGCCTTCCAGACACAAAAATTCATAAACCGAGCTTGTCAACATCACATGTTCTTGCCAGGCATAATGGATGAGATGTTTGATCGATTCATCGCCGGCATGGAGCGGACGTTTTGAAAACGTAATTGTACCTTTTTCAAGTGACAGATAGCCGGCCAGCAATTTTAACAAAGTGCTTTTGCCGCTCCCGTTGCGCCCGAACAGTGCAACTTTCTGCCCCTTTGGTATAACAAGATCAAGATCATCAAGAATAACCTTTTCACTGTTATAGGCAAAAGTTCCATGTTCAATTAGCCATAATGGCGATTTGAGATTTTCGTATTTTTCAAGATGGATCGGCTGATCCTGATTGTCGGAGCTTTCGCCGATAAGTTTTTTCAACCGCTTGTAACTAAGATGGGCTCCATAAGCCTCATAGACAATACTTGAAACACCGAACAATGGCATCAACATACGGCCGGCAAGCAAAATAACCGCAAAAATCGCCCCCTGATTAAGAGAACCGGCAAGAACCAGATAATAAGCCATAATGACAATGAGCACGAGCTGAATGCCATTGATGGCATAATTCAAACGCTGGAAAGCAGCAGTTCGTTGATAACGCTTTTGCCAGGCTTCAATATCGGTCTCGGAATCGGACATATAGCGATCGCTGACAACATCCGGCCGACCAATAATGGAAGCCACCATCATATCGACGGGTGTCGGAGGGTCGCGATGAAGTGGCCGTTCTTTAAACTGCAACGCTGCCTGTCGCCAATAGTAATACATGACGCAAAAAATAATGGCGATGATAAATAACGGAACAACGACAACCCATTGCCCGAGTATGGCAATGACCAAAAGAAAAAGCAGAATGAAGGGAACATCCACGACATTAAGGTTCAAAGTCAAAAGCGCAAAATTGCGCACCATTTTCCAGTCATCAAGTGCCCGGAACTGGGCAGCGCCCCATTCATTCGACTGGCTGGCATTGACACGCAAAAGCCGCCTCACAATGTTGGGTTCGATTGTTGTGTGAATGCGCTGGATCAGCGAAATATTGAGCTTCTGGCGGTCACGACGAAGCAGGAATTCACCGAGCAATGCCAATGCAACACCAATCGAAAAAGTCCATAACGATGCAGATGCATAGGCCGGTAAAATACGGCTATAAATTGCATTCAGATAAAGCGGTGTGACCACAATCATCAGATTGATAAAAATCGAGCCGAAAAGCAATTTCCATAAAATAGAAACCGCCACCGGATCCGAAGAAATAAGGCGGCGCAAATCGAAATTATCAAGAAGGCTTGCTTTGAAAACCTGATATTGCGGAATGCATTGGTCTGTAAATTTTTGTGCTTTTTCGTGAGCAGTTTTTTTCCCACCGGCTTCAGCGTTGCCCAATCGCGCTATATCGCGCTTGTCGTCCGTTTTGGCGAGTGCATCAAGTTTCACAACCTCGGCCGGATGCACAGCTTTTTTGAGAGCCTGCGGCTTTTCGTTTGCCTCGGGAAGCCGTTTTTCCAGTTCAAGGGAAGGTTCGATTTTGCTTTCAACGGTCACCACATCAGCAGCAGAATGGATATTATCAGCTTCGGCTTTGTGGTGGCTTTGCTCTTTATCTTCATCAAGAAAAACGAATGTCCCGTCATTTGCCACTTCCACCGCACGGTAATTACCCGCAGGGGTTAGCACAATATAGACGCCGCCAATCTGCAAAGCCGATTGTTTGTTGACGCGTACAATGTGAACGCCGAGTTGGCGCTCGACGAGCTTGATCAAGGTTTCGTCGCCTGACATTGGCAAAGTACGCAGACGCTGCCAGTGAAAAGGAAGAGAACCGCGTATTTTGTTACACGCGGTTTCCAGAGCGTCGATCAGAGGAGTCATTCGGTTCTTTCCAGATGTTATCGGTCAAGCGTCGCAAGAGAATTGGCAATGCGCATTATCCTCTGTCTTGCGGATGCGAATCCCCAACACTGCCTTTCGCAACGTCGATGGTGTTGCCCGTATCATGCGTGTAATTGCCATCTGAATCTTTCCCGAAAGCAGTCCATTGCTTATCGCCATTCCCGTTATCCGACGTCAGTTTCCATTGCCAATCACCTGTGCCGGAGGAAAAGGCGTTGAACTCGTCCTGACCGTCGACGAAGAAGTGGGCGTGGTAATGACCGTCGGTATCTGCCTTGCCGGTCATAAAGTCCTTGAAAAACTTGTCCATATCAAGGTTGACGGTATCTTTATAGTTATCAATAAAGCCGATGCCTTCGACATTTTTGATGCCACCGGAGATATTATAGATTGAACCAGGATGGCTGTTCGTCGAGTCAATTCTTTTTAGCATGTAGTCCGTGCCATCGCCGCCATCAAACGAAATAAGGTTTGTATTGTCGTTGGTCGGGTGAGTGGTGAATAGAACGCTGTCATCACCGCTCGAACCGATAATGCCGGTGATATTGTTCAGGTGGTCCTCATAAGTCGGATTTCTGTCACGAACGAGCGAACCATTATATTCACCTGCAAGCTTGTAGACAAAAAATTCGTTTGGATTGAGGTGACTGTAATCGACAACGCCATGCGTATAATCGGAACTTACACCACCATGGCTGATGAAAAGGTCATCACCACCGCCGCCGCCGTTAAATTTGTGTCCACCGGCACTGCTGCCTTCAAACACATCGTTACCTTGCGTACCAGTTATGGTTCCGATGCGTTTGAATACGTCGTGGCCTTGGGTACCTTGGGCAACATGGTTTTCGTCGTAACCGTAAAAGCCCTTTACCGTTGTTCCGGAATAGCTCTGCCCGTCATCCATTTTGACATAGACGCCATTTATAAACCGCCCGTTGCTTACATAATTGTAATAGAGGGTATCATTGGAAGCAGTGGAGAGATCATTACCATCAATATAGCTGATGCCATCCTTACTCGAATTTTCTACAGAATAGATCTGGTCGCCTTTGTAACCGCCGACCAATGTTCCGTCGGTACCCCAGCGGCCAATTATCTTATTATTGAAAAAATATGCACCATAAGCATTTTCAAAATCATGAAGCTCGTTTGTATATTGCTTGCCATTCTTATCCTTCCAAAGCGTTGTCGCTTCTCCGGTATCAAGGTTAATGGTCACATCATTCTGAATGCCGATATCCGGTTTGGCTGCCCATGGATCAAGCTGATAAAGATCGCGCTCGTCATCGGGCAACAAGCCATCGACACGCCCACCTAAATTCGGTGCGCCGACGAAATAAGTGTCAGAACCTGCACCACCGTAATAAATGTCGTGTCCTTGCGTTGCCAAGAAATAATTGTCTTTCTCGTTGCCGTAAATCAGATCATCAAATTTACTGCCAATAACATTTTCAACATTGGTTACATGACCCTGAGCAGCACCTTCGGCAAGCACTGCACCATTACTGTCATGGCTGAGTATATTTTGATTATTATTAATGGCATAACCTTTTTCACTGGCCGCCAGGTTTATATAAACCCCCTCGGTGCGTTGGTTCGGATCCATTGGAGCGACGTTTTTGCCGTTGGCATCTGTACTTTCCAGAACATCCTGAAACGAAATCCAGTCATTTTCCTTGCCGCCATCGGTTCGTGTACCACCATCATAGGTGAGTTTACCTTTACCGACATAAACAATATCGGTACCGGTTCCGCCATTGATAATCGTTTCTCCTGTTGAACCGCCAAGATAATATTTGTCATAGCCGCCGCGGTTGTTGATAACCGTACTGCCTGTCGAATATTGGAGGTGATAAACACCGGCCGAATTACCATTATCCTTGTTCAGACCGCTTGCGCTGCTATCAGCGTCATTGACAATACCGTCCGTTATAGTTTTCGAAGCAGATGAATATCTGAAATCGAAGTCGTCCGGATTTTGTGCTGCAAAATTCTCGTGTCTGACAATTGGTTGACTACCAAAGGAAAGCAAATTTCCGTCTTTGTCGGTATAATTGCCGTTTTTGTCCCGATAGTAATCCATATGCCCTTCGGAATCATAGACAATTCTGTCAAAGTTATTGTAACCGTCGTTACCACCCCCGTCAAAAATTGTAACATCGCCTTTGGCTTGTTGAAAATTATAGATATCGGAGTCGCCACCATCACTGATTTTTACAATAGAATCTGCGGTACCGGAATTCGTGAAATTATAATCACTCCTTCCCTGATCATCTACGATTGTGGTTTGAGCGATTGCCGAATCGTTAAAATAATAATTATCTGTGAGACGGAGCGTGCGAGATTCGTTAGAACCATGATCCAGAATCGTTACATTTTTTGTCGTTGAACTAATGAAGTTATATAAGTCGCCAAAATAGGAATCTTCGATCTTTACCGTATCGAAATTACTGTTATTGAAGAAATAATTATCGTCTCCATCATCACCAGCACCTTCAATAGTGGTTGTGGTGATGTTCACATCGCCGCCCTGTCCATACCTAAAGTAAAATTTATTATCACCACCCTGATCAGTAATATCGACCTTGGAATTTACAATTTTTGTATCTTCATCCACGCCGAAATTGTACGTATTATTCCCATTTAGGGTATCTGCGGCAATATCTTTAATTTTGACAATTGAATCATGTATCTTGTTGAAAATGTAAGTATCGCTGCCATCATCCTTTTCATCGCCTTTGGTATTTGTATCTTCGATACTTACTTTTGTTTTTGAACCGGTGAAGTCATAAATATCAGCCCCCAACCCATCTGTGATGGTAATATTATACAAATTATCGGCAGCAAAATTTTCACTTGTGGTATTCTGGAAATTATAAGTATCTTTCCCTGTACCATCAACGATTGTAATTGTATTTACATCACTGTTCGTTGAATTCTGGAAATTATAGTTATCCCAGCCACCACCATCTTCAATGTTTACTTTTGTCTTAACATTATGGAAGTTATAGTTCGAGGTCCCGTCACCCTCGGTTATCTTTACACTACCGCCTTGGGTGCGATCGAAGTTGTAATTATCTCCT is a window encoding:
- a CDS encoding ATP-binding cassette domain-containing protein produces the protein MTPLIDALETACNKIRGSLPFHWQRLRTLPMSGDETLIKLVERQLGVHIVRVNKQSALQIGGVYIVLTPAGNYRAVEVANDGTFVFLDEDKEQSHHKAEADNIHSAADVVTVESKIEPSLELEKRLPEANEKPQALKKAVHPAEVVKLDALAKTDDKRDIARLGNAEAGGKKTAHEKAQKFTDQCIPQYQVFKASLLDNFDLRRLISSDPVAVSILWKLLFGSIFINLMIVVTPLYLNAIYSRILPAYASASLWTFSIGVALALLGEFLLRRDRQKLNISLIQRIHTTIEPNIVRRLLRVNASQSNEWGAAQFRALDDWKMVRNFALLTLNLNVVDVPFILLFLLVIAILGQWVVVVPLFIIAIIFCVMYYYWRQAALQFKERPLHRDPPTPVDMMVASIIGRPDVVSDRYMSDSETDIEAWQKRYQRTAAFQRLNYAINGIQLVLIVIMAYYLVLAGSLNQGAIFAVILLAGRMLMPLFGVSSIVYEAYGAHLSYKRLKKLIGESSDNQDQPIHLEKYENLKSPLWLIEHGTFAYNSEKVILDDLDLVIPKGQKVALFGRNGSGKSTLLKLLAGYLSLEKGTITFSKRPLHAGDESIKHLIHYAWQEHVMLTSSVYEFLCLEGRLSREECENILHQLDLVSGEMQIADKLEVTWRDAGFYPNPAHRQMLASARLALTKRKILILDEPTSQLSQKQESRVANVLKNILQPDTTMVVSTDRFDILSLTERVIVLDQGHIQFDGPTREFLRRSNHPQNS